Part of the Oligoflexia bacterium genome is shown below.
TTACCTGTTGGCCGAAAAGCGCGAATGGAATTGTTTCATCAACAAGCTGAAGACGCACACAGTATTGTTAATGATTTGGATCGCAAGAACCGAAGCTAAGATCTATTTGAATCGCAAAACAGCAATTAAGGTCTAAGCGGCATAGATAGTACGTTTAAAACTCCAGCCTCAGATACAAATATACGTGAAGCGACTATTTCACCTTCAGCTGACGTGATCACCAAGGTGTGAACTCCAGGCTTTAGATTCGTGATGATGAATCCACCACCGCCAGCAACACCCTCAATACTATCAGGTTGAATTTTACCTGTATTATCAAAGTAGAGCGTATTTTCATTTACAGAGTCACTGCTCTTGCTATCTAAGGCGACATGAAATGCCGGGCCATTTACATAGCCAAGGATTATACCTTTTTGTTCATCATATTTTAAACCCATATTTCTAAACTGATCTGAGAGCCAAGATTTTTTAAACATGTACATATCGATTTTTTTACTTTGGGTGCGCGCCACGGCTTCTCGTGAAATAAAATATTCAGGTCCCGCATTAGCATCTACAAATAAAACCGGATCTGTACTTGGAATCTTTAAATTAAATCCATTTTGACCTGAAACCGCTGTCTTTGAAGTACCAACGACACTTACCTGGGCTTGAACTGTTTGTTGTTTTACGGGGTCATAAACACGTCCCTGAATTTGCATTACCTTCATATTTATTTCAGCATACGAAACCATCGTTGGCGCAACACTCACCACTGTTGATGGTAACTCTTGATTTTGAATTTGTGACATCACAACGTGAAGACCAGGTTTTACCTTTATGAATGCATAAAGTCCGTTATCGGATGTTGCTCTCATGTTTTTATCAGGAATGTGTAATGCATTAAAATATATTGGACCAATGGCATCAGGCGATGACAATCCCACTGAAACACCGGCGATTGGTTTGCCCTTACGCTTAACCTTGCCCCAGATTACACCAAGCTCTGTGTTATTTGCTGAATGGCCGGTAATATCAAAAAAGCTTTGAAGCATTTTTTCTGAAAATACAGGAACTCGTGGTTTTTGGTTTCCTTCAACCATGACTCTTGTTCCCCAATGGTCTGGCGCATATCCATCAAGAAAGAATGTCGAATCAGAGCTGAGTCCACCGAGCCTGAAGTTTCCTTTAGCGTCTGCAACTTCTCTTACAGCCGCTGGGGCAAAAAGTTCTGCCTCTTTTACCGGAATGAAATTCTCATCAACACTATACGCGCTAAAGATTTGGCCCTTAATGAGTGAGTTTTGCGGTTCAATGATAATTTTTACGCCCTCAAGCATTCTCTGCCCAGGCTGACCAACATCTGTTAAATCAAAATCACCCCGACCCAAAACTCGCGTTGTATCATCTATTAATGTGGCAATAATTTTACCGGCCTGAAGAGTGGGGGTTTCAATAACGAACTCGCCCGTTGAATAGTCAACCAATGCAGGTCTGGTATGATTACCAGTTTTCCATTGAATATCCAGTTTTGTGCTATTACCAGTTGCCGCTAATCCACCCATAAGTTCTACGCGTCCAACAATTTTATGACTAATCTCTTGAGTAGTCTCTACAGCGGGGGTTGGGGCCTCATCTACTTTTTTTGCGAAGAGTTGGTCATTAACCTTTTCATCGGTTAAAAAACTTGTGTCAGATTTTTTTCCACCATCATTTGATGACGCATCATTTGTTTTATGAATTTCAGGGGCTTTGGGCTGGTTTAACGCTGCAATCCTCCAAACATCTTTTTTGCTAGGCCCATCTATAATGATTTGATCGCTAGAACTTTCAGGTTCTGAAACTTTTGATTTTTTAGTATCAGCGATCTTCTCTGATGTTGTATTTGGAATAATTACTTTAAGTTGTGGATCCACAATCTTCGGTGGCGCCTCTTCACCTGTGGGCAGTGAACGCATCACTGCTGGTGCTTTAAGAGGTTCTTCAACTTCATCGCGAATGGTACGCACTGAGTTTTGTGCATCATTCACAATAGTGGGATTTGCTTGCGCCAATTGAATCTTCTTAATGTCAGCTTTTGGCTCAGACATAATTTCTGTTAAGGCTCTTACTTGCAATAATCTCATTGGCCCCTTAGGCCTAACAACCAATTCTTTTTGTGCAGGTACTGCAACAACCAGTTTGGTGAGATCATTGATGCTTGTGATATTTGTGTCATTAGCGTTTGCTGAATAAGATTTATGGGAAATAGATTTTTGAGAGATGTGCGCAAAAAATCTCGCATAGCGCTTAAGCTTCGGCCAAGCAGCATTTACTCCGGCTATGAGCGCAATGGATCCTTTTTCTACAATAAACTCTTGTGTTGGTTCTGTTTGTACAACGGGGAGTCTTTCATCTTCAAGTGCAGCTAGTGGAGGTGCACTCTTTGAAAATGAAATAGTGAGGCCTTCATCAACATTGAAATGTCTAAAATCATAATTTGCAGTTTTAACAGGAATAGAAAGAAGAACAGAAATGCTCAAGCCAAGCAAAACCGCTGAGCTGTTAAAAGATTTACTTCTTTGATGTACGAGCACTGTTTGCAATCTCTTAACCTTCCATAGTCAGAGAGAAGCTTTGAATATCTATCTATTAATCTTGCTAGAAAGGACGGAAATCGTCAATGAAGTTTTTGTATTGTCCGCGACGTTCAAGAGTAGCCGAGATATTACTTAATAGCTTTTTGGCTAGTCCATTGTCAGAACGAATTCTTGAATAGTCACTATCACTAGGTTGTTCTTTTCCAACTACCTGAGCGCCCTCAATGTCCACAGACACATCTATAGTATAAGGCCTACGATCACCGGAAACCTCGACTTTAGCGCGACCACGCTGACGCACAATATTCCCATCAGATTCATTTTCTTGCTTAACCACAAATGGTCGAGAAAAAAATGTTCGTCCATTTTCACTTTTACGCTGAATACCCATAGTTAATTGCGACTCAACAGCACTATTTATAGCCGCCAAAGAATAGTCTAGTTCTGCTTTTTGTGAAGAGCTACAGGCACATAAGACCAGCATGAACACTGGAGCGAAAAACCTTAAGGTTTTTAACATTTTACTTAGGAACCTTTTCCCAATCTTTTAAGAATAATTGAATGCCTTTGTCAGTTAATGGATGACTTGAAAGTGATTTAATTACAGAGAGAGGCATGGTGGCAATATCTGCTCCTGTGAGAGCTGCATCAAGCACATGAATAGGGCCGCGAACACTGGCAACGAGGATCTCTGTTGAATAGTCATAATTATCAAAAATCTTTCTAATTTGACTAATCAACTGCATACCCACAGCGCCAACATCATCTAATCTGCCAACGAATGGACTTACATAGCTTGCACCCGCTTTTGCACAAAGAAGCGCTTGAAGTGGGCTAAATATCAAGGTGACGTTAGTCTTTATACGATCAGCCGCAAATTGCTTTACCGCTTTTACGCCCTCAATACCCATGGGAATTTTAACTACAATATTGTCATGAATTTTTGCGAGCTCACGGCCTTCGGCTATAATTTTATCTGCTTCAAGACTAATTACTTCCGCAGAAATGGGGCCATTTACCGCATTGCAAATATCTTTAAGCACTTCACGAAAGTCGCGTCCTGTTTTTGCTACAAGTGTAGGATTTGTTGTAACCCCATCACATAGCCCCATGGATAGAGCTTCTTTAATGTCTTTAATGTCTGCACTGTCTATATAGATTTTCATGGCGCCTCCGGCTCAAGCTTTTCGAAGACTTAGATGTAGATTGGCTGGGCTTAAAAATCAAGTAGGGTCTTGCCGTGAGCAAAGAAAGTTCCCCATCCTGGCCAATAAACATCATGAGCTAGGTCTTTGGCATTTTTATTCAAAATCGGGTGATTCCAATCGGGTTTAATTTCAGACAGTGGAATCATAACAAAAGCCCGACTATAAGCGTCGGGGTGGGGGAGAGTTAGTTGGGGCGTCATGATGACCTCTAATTCAAAAGCAATAAGGTCACAATCAATGGAGCTATAGTTAAACCGTTCATTATCTTGGGTATCGGTAAGTTGTCTTTCCGTCTCTTTTAAAAACTGCATAAGCTGAAAGCTATTCATGTCGGTTTCAAGTTCGATGCAACAATTAAGATACGGGTCTCGGCCATCGCCGGCACGTGGATAAGTCTCATAGATTTCACTGATTGATAAAATTTTATTAGAAAAAGAAATGCGCTCTAAAGCTTGCTTAAGCATGTCTTTTCGATCGCCTAAATTTGAACCTAGACTGACGATTGCCCTACCCATTAAAAAGCATATCTTTCATTGAGTACATTCCTGGTTTTTTACCCTTAATCCATTGAGCAGCTTTAAGTGCACCTCGAGCAAAAATCGATCTATC
Proteins encoded:
- the fsa gene encoding fructose-6-phosphate aldolase produces the protein MKIYIDSADIKDIKEALSMGLCDGVTTNPTLVAKTGRDFREVLKDICNAVNGPISAEVISLEADKIIAEGRELAKIHDNIVVKIPMGIEGVKAVKQFAADRIKTNVTLIFSPLQALLCAKAGASYVSPFVGRLDDVGAVGMQLISQIRKIFDNYDYSTEILVASVRGPIHVLDAALTGADIATMPLSVIKSLSSHPLTDKGIQLFLKDWEKVPK
- the folK gene encoding 2-amino-4-hydroxy-6-hydroxymethyldihydropteridine diphosphokinase, translated to MGRAIVSLGSNLGDRKDMLKQALERISFSNKILSISEIYETYPRAGDGRDPYLNCCIELETDMNSFQLMQFLKETERQLTDTQDNERFNYSSIDCDLIAFELEVIMTPQLTLPHPDAYSRAFVMIPLSEIKPDWNHPILNKNAKDLAHDVYWPGWGTFFAHGKTLLDF